The Zestosphaera sp. genome includes a window with the following:
- the rnhB gene encoding ribonuclease HII, with the protein MNPTETLILGIDEAGRGPVIGDMFVACVGFNEGGEGSLIGLGVKDSKRLKPRARSALFPRIVEVARVVFVRRYSPGQIDAANVNDLFVNAVTSAVKSAFEAGFKVGRVYVDALSSPKHRLKIVEGLPSSVELVYEFGADRKYPIVAAASIIAKYLRDAHVRTLHEVYGDFGSGYPSDPRTIKWLSEHAVLEVPIVRRSWSTLARLGMKPVRKDQGLLKWLGSK; encoded by the coding sequence ATGAACCCTACGGAGACCCTAATCCTAGGTATAGATGAGGCCGGCCGCGGGCCCGTTATAGGGGACATGTTCGTCGCGTGTGTGGGCTTCAATGAGGGCGGTGAGGGAAGTCTTATAGGTTTGGGTGTGAAGGACAGTAAGCGCCTCAAACCGCGTGCAAGATCCGCCCTATTCCCCAGGATAGTTGAGGTGGCTAGGGTGGTGTTCGTCAGGAGATACAGTCCCGGACAAATAGATGCAGCCAACGTGAACGATTTATTCGTAAACGCAGTAACGTCGGCCGTTAAGTCCGCGTTTGAGGCGGGCTTCAAGGTAGGCAGGGTTTACGTTGACGCGCTCTCCTCCCCCAAACACAGGCTCAAGATCGTTGAGGGGCTGCCGTCGAGCGTGGAGTTGGTGTATGAGTTCGGAGCGGACAGGAAGTACCCGATAGTCGCCGCGGCATCAATAATCGCTAAATACCTGAGGGACGCCCACGTAAGGACCCTCCATGAGGTCTACGGAGATTTCGGGAGTGGCTACCCATCGGATCCGAGAACCATTAAGTGGTTAAGTGAGCACGCAGTACTTGAGGTCCCCATCGTTCGCAGGAGTTGGTCAACGCTCGCGAGGCTGGGTATGAAACCCGTTAGGAAGGATCAGGGGCTTCTGAAATGGCTTGGAAGCAAGTGA